The Mangrovimonas cancribranchiae nucleotide sequence GTAAAGTTGCTCACATAAGCACTCAAGAATTAATTTCTGCAATGCCTGAAACTAAAGCTGCTGAAGCTGAAATTGAAAAACTTGGAAAAACTTATGAAGCAGATATTCAATCCATGATTACAGAATATCAAAATAAAGCTAAACAATACGAATCTGAAGTTGACACAAAAACTGATGAAGAAAATCAAAAACGTGGTTTAGAGCTTCAAACTATGCAACAAAATATTCAACAGTACAGAGGTACAGCGCAACAAGAAATGCAAAAGAAAGAACTTGATTTATTAAAGCCAATTACAGAAAGAGCTAAAGCCGCTATTTTAAAAGTAGCAAGAGCACAAGGTTTCGACTATGTATTAGACTCTTCTCAAGGTAGTGGTGTAATCATGTCTGACGGTAAGAACCTTTTAGATGACGTTAAAAAA carries:
- a CDS encoding OmpH family outer membrane protein: MKNFKTLFFTAALFIGMMGFAQAQSKVAHISTQELISAMPETKAAEAEIEKLGKTYEADIQSMITEYQNKAKQYESEVDTKTDEENQKRGLELQTMQQNIQQYRGTAQQEMQKKELDLLKPITERAKAAILKVARAQGFDYVLDSSQGSGVIMSDGKNLLDDVKKELGF